A region of Phaeodactylum tricornutum CCAP 1055/1 chromosome 14, whole genome shotgun sequence DNA encodes the following proteins:
- a CDS encoding predicted protein, whose protein sequence is MLPTVSARPTVSAQPSNVPSLSHRPSAAPSIPPTKLSSTAPSEPPTLLPSNPPSFFPTVSPAPSQTPSNPPSQAPTTSPQPSATPSISLQPTVSSKPSTAPTISVPPTNEPSTTPSDIPSNMPSLSPSDAPSTFPTIP, encoded by the coding sequence ATGTTACCCACGGTCTCGGCGAGACCTACCGTATCGGCGCAGCCCAGCAACGTTCCGTCGCTATCGCACCGACCATCCGCGGCACCCAGCATTCCGCCAACCAAGTTGTCCAGTACGGCGCCTTCGGAACCGCCTACCTTGCTCCCTTCCAATCCGCCTTCGTTCTTTCCGACCGTATCGCCGGCCCCGAGTCAAACACCGTCCAATCCCCCGAGTCAAGCACCCACCACGTCCCCGCAACCCTCCGCAACGCCCTCCATCTCGTTGCAACCGACCGTGTCGTCCAAACCATCGACGGCACCGACAATCTCGGTACCGCCCACCAATGAACCCTCCACAACTCCCTCGGATATACCCTCGAACATGCCGAGTTTATCCCCTTCCGATGCCCCCAGCACGTTTCCCACCATTCCA
- a CDS encoding predicted protein, whose protein sequence is MAFWTRSPAKYGQRGPQPRPSLFRGFRSCSDLSRMHGRPSVARFDSHKRKEERHRPAEGGDGLGIIPPNVAGTSNSPSFGSRPDFHNGIDDYRAGASKGLFPLKESEINYSPERRARTAAAAYVRPQPSVPGGYSAYTDDAHVETRRFFVPGLEGPKVRLAVGTVLLTLTAWNRYYSSLATNADNSIQESFATNPGNVLAENLALAFTILVLWQAGIEYTKQIAAAKAVVIGGNGNGQTDGSNRRADGTGNPNGQRVSYQQSWNIPVNDERWKDQCQWAANTYLALTPATEWYLVGPGKVLYSLGLMDAPSATPVAPAPTQVDEDAVAQACQVALDTVNASQSGRVALPSTHPVSTNLVAGVRPTPQNRRTVVVQRVEDNVCIVATSDQLLAAFGKSDLTWLGQLARYIQP, encoded by the exons ATGGCGTTCTGGACCCGTTCCCCCGCCAAATATGGCCAGCGTGGACCGCAGCCCCGACCGTCCCTCTTTCGCGGGTTTCGGTCTTGTTCCGATTTGTCTCGGATGCACGGACGACCGTCCGTCGCACGTTTCGACAGTCACA AGCGCAAGGAAGAACGGCACCGTCCGGCAGAGGGCGGGGACGGCCTTGGGATCATCCCACCGAACGTTGCCGGTACTTCCAATAGTCCCTCGTTCGGGTCTCGTCCTGATTTTCACAATGGTATTGATGACTACCGGGCCGGCGCCAGTAAAGGCCTTTTCCCCCTCAAAGAGTCCGAAATCAATTACTCGCCGGAACGGCGGGCCCGTACGGCGGCTGCCGCTTACGTCCGACCCCAACCTTCCGTCCCCGGAGGATACTCCGCGTACACGGACGACGCTCACGTCGAAACAAGGC GTTTTTTCGTTCCCGGCTTGGAAGGACCCAAGGTGCGTCTCGCCGTCGGGACCGTCCTCTTGACCTTGACGGCCTGGAATCGCTACTATTCCTCCTTGGCAACGAATGCGGACAATTCGATACAAGAGTCCTTCGCTACGAATCCCGGTAACGTCTTGGCCGAAAATCTAGCTCTCGCGTTTACGATCCTCGTCTTGTGGCAAGCCGGGATCGAGTACACCAAACAAattgccgccgccaaggcggTAGTAATTGGCGGCAACGGTAATGGCCAAACCGATGGGAGCAACCGAAGGGCGGACGGTACCGGCAATCCGAATGGCCAGCGAGTGTCCTACCAGCAATCCTGGAATATTCCCGTCAATGACGAGCGATGGAAAGACCAATGCCAGTGGGCGGCAAACACCTATTTGGCCCTCACTCCCGCGACCGAGTGGTACTTGGTCGGACCGGGAAAAGTACTGTACAGTCTCGGTCTCATGGACGCACCGTCCGCCACGCCGGTTGCCCCCGCTCCGACACAGGTTGACGAGGATGCGGTAGCGCAGGCGTGTCAAGTTGCCTTGGATACGGTCAACGCGTCACAATCCGGCCGTGTGGCCTTGCCCAGCACACACCCCGTCTCGACGAATCTAGTAGCCGGCGTGCGGCCGACCCCACAAAATCGACGGACCGTAGTAGTGCAACGTGTGGAGGACAACGTGTGCATCGTCGCAACGTCGGATCAACTTTTGGCCGCGTTTGGCAAATCCGACCTGACCTGGCTCGGTCAATTGGCCCGCTACATACAACCCTGA
- a CDS encoding predicted protein, with protein sequence MRSSLLSPTCGLWFGSALTVASLHYQFGTANAWETASIQSRMLQDGDNDGRGRIDLVDLTPFAVQIALSADIPVNVFEITDSLTEWMTDAFRVRLEALGYTPEENFATFNSVYLLERNRRLAVRHLRALQSDADSTAVDGTNALFEAEFKGAVFFSRADNQTSVPVFVVDGIQQRVLADDNDFLDILRASSNQNLADNVVDVRTSLITTETPNAVDSNDSNDALEIVIIVAIVVACMAFAFLLVAIYWAWRADRRNRDTFLAETASAAAKKKNTTDTTGSDRSSDVRAVLSPPVADVHDNASFAVSEIDDSVVDGASHHNRGGSLSVGSAYGDSYLYPASVVSEDISTSLSQYYRSGMATSGVPANYRNALNDAASVSSMESYGYSLDGYGNGGAAAGATSTTGNGGTVMAALAGTGNIGRSKRDPATYMEDVVPASDGSVGALATGGARSVASAASALSRASSRASSRASSRASSRASSRASSRASSRASSRASSRASSKVSSPSVVPSNTSVNHDVDNVTAGISPALDDNDAKSTVTVEVDDAESTVEIVFSHSEDNDADSADEADDVGSVVENVASMLDADDLKSTVEVDDVESTVEATLPALDAVVFVAEGTAKAASPTLDIDEVQSTMEAASPTEISDDAVESTIEVDAPMVTSDDVKSTDEIDSTKEVALATSDISDVKSTEVEAPSNDT encoded by the coding sequence ATGCGTTCTTCCTTACTGTCACCCACGTGCGGCCTGTGGTTTGGCTCGGCGCTCACCGTCGCTTCTCTGCATTACCAATTCGGCACGGCGAATGCCTGGGAGACCGCGTCGATCCAGTCTCGGATGTTGCAGGACGGCGACAATGACGGACGAGGCCGCATCGACCTCGTGGATCTGACTCCCTTTGCCGTCCAGATTGCCTTATCCGCAGACATTCCCGTCAACGTCTTTGAAATTACCGACTCTTTGACGGAATGGATGACTGACGCCTTTCGGGTCAGGCTCGAAGCACTCGGATACACGCCGGAGGAAAACTTCGCGACCTTCAATTCCGTCTATTTGTTGGAACGGAACCGACGACTCGCCGTCCGCCATTTGCGGGCGTTGCAGTCCGATGCGGACTCGACGGCCGTCGACGGGACCAACGCGCTCTTCGAGGCCGAGTTCAAGGGCGCAGTCTTCTTTTCACGTGCGGACAACCAAACCTCCGTCCCCGTCTTTGTCGTGGACGGGATCCAACAACGCGTCTTggccgacgacaacgacttTCTCGATATCCTCCGCGCGTCGTCCAACCAAAATCTCGCCGACAATGTCGTGGACGTCCGCACGAGCCTCATCACTACCGAGACTCCCAACGCCGTCgacagcaacgacagcaacgaTGCTTTGGAAATTGTCATTATCGTGGCCATTGTCGTGGCTTGCATggctttcgctttcttgcTGGTGGCCATTTACTGGGCCTGGCGGGCCGATCGCCGCAACCGCGACACCTTTCTCGCCGAGACCGCCAGTGCGGCGgccaagaagaagaacacCACCGACACGACCGGATCCGATCGGTCCTCCGATGTCCGCGCCGTCCTTTCCCCACCCGTCGCCGACGTTCACGACAATGCCAGTTTCGCCGTCAGCGAAATCGATGattccgtcgtcgacggcgcCAGCCACCATAACCGCGGCGGTAGTCTATCCGTGGGCAGTGCCTACGGCGACAGTTACTTGTACCCGGCGTCGGTGGTTTCGGAAGATATATCCACCTCCCTTTCGCAATACTATCGCTCCGGCATGGCCACTTCCGGGGTACCGGCTAATTACCGTAACGCACTCAACGACGCCGCCAGCGTGTCGAGCATGGAAAGTTACGGCTACAGTTTGGACGGCTACGGGAATGgcggcgccgccgccggaGCGACCAGTACGACCGGCAACGGTGGCACCGTCATGGCGGCACTCGCGGGCACGGGAAATATTGGCCGCTCCAAACGGGACCCGGCGACGTATATGGAAGACGTGGTGCCGGCTAGTGACGGCAGTGTAGGCGCCCTCGCCACCGGCGGTGCCAGATCCGTAGCGTCCGCGGCCTCGGCCTTGTCCCGAGCCTCTTCGAGAGCTTCGTCCCGTGCGTCCTCGAGGGCTTCGTCCCGTGCGTCCTCGAGAGCGTCTTCCCGGGCTTCCTCGAGAGCCTCCTCGAGAGCGTCTTCCCGTGCCTCCTCCAAAGTCTCGTCGCCATCAGTAGTGCCATCCAACACGTCAGTGAATCACGACGTCGATAATGTAACGGCAGGTATTTCGCCGGCGCTAGATGACAACGACGCCAAGAGCACCGTGACAGTGGAAGTGGATGATGCTGAGAGTACGGTAGAAATTGTCTTTTCACATTCGGAAGACAACGATGCTGATAGCGCTGACGAAGCTGACGATGTTGGGAGTGTAGTGGAGAATGTTGCCTCGATGTTGGATGCTGATGACCTCAAGAGCACGGTAGAAGTCGACGATGTTGAGAGCACCGTGGAAGCGACATTGCCAGCGTTGGATGCGGTTGTTTTTGTCGCTGAAGGCACCGCGAAAGCTGCATCGCCGACGTTGGATATTGACGAGGTCCAGAGCACAATGGAAGCTGCATCGCCGACGGAAATTAGTGACGATGCTGTCGAGAGTACGATAGAAGTTGACGCGCCTATGGTGACCAGTGACGACGTCAAGAGCACGGACGAGATCGATAGCACGAAGGAAGTCGCCTTAGCGACTTCGGATATTAGCGACGTCAAGAGCACCGAAGTTGAAGCGCCCTCCAATGATACCTAG
- a CDS encoding predicted protein: MKRRRISHAIPLALSVCLRSRLIDSFLALPSKLHSNRLVFDSPSSTKTTCKRDFRIFGDLTGKLEDDQDAQELTTTRHSSTHQSRRKAMQALGLASLAIPMAASAGIAELDKSTGALFSPKSEMLSGGSAAARGIPVSGSRRQQLQPGQALQTVYETRFIVYLARFLLNFDPSAHAWWLQQGFADSWEPRSGSDEAFADNTLAEFAESVEVGLADYFVGPYGSYSSLSAAKAGISAARPAPSAQPQQEENYLKELLFGRPKLSDEKTPKEKVDSAKKGILNLYTLLKARYTSVAAKRHLAILFSFISSPRLQPSNEILALLGESDNATISEIRIVKPTHWPVNEADSRTSSRRGGGYSIEEPPIVTIDEPPALGDSYVPAELRPVLKPTSRVLRISVIDGGEGYTSAPQVTVVQSGYLRLCQATAIIDRSGRVESVILLDPGWGYGGRKQAPPKVKIEPPRLKSKGESGQRAKAVAELEYEIVGAKVVRGGNGYVKTEVPQITITPPDGNPDWFLAVQEQPEMRMKKPAEIEPLRLEVAEMKFSDGSVAYSIDRMPESKGVDNALLDRLQRDPLEMLPPSIRPERYKYGIYAIPSLARIPQSVPNLSPRYRACDPVFGGVGRVPVTKGAVALKASEYARLALSGAVCTVLVRTALNPLELIKTKQQLQNDNELLSFARARALRKGISPDHQDAHEHMLSSNKAEINATAAVAPQETDGQIKLGTLDLISSLIELRGPLALFQSADITFLASLVFGSLGFGATELFRRSFTAFFIAGSGTDEIGLDVVALLAAASLATVVTAAAAAPFEVLRVRSMGLIESVGWTKVLEDFIAEKSRPRQKTSNSFGLNRKQHGGHQEFELRNLKARDILPLWAGFAPTVSRELPFAVVKFLTFDFITGTVITFLNTQSSDGALPIQVGTGPIGLIVSALAGAVAGIAGAVVSHPADLILTKTSASGNRNGTETSASVEEPDWRDVVRELIAQPGGIANLYVGFPARATFFFLVIGLQFFLYDYFKTLLNVGSDDLSLVLDVFYAVRAGLVG; encoded by the coding sequence ATGAAACGGAGAAGGATATCCCATGCCATCCCGCTGGCTCTAAGCGTTTGTCTCCGGAGTCGGCTCATAGACTCCTTTCTCGCCCTGCCATCAAAATTGCATTCGAATCGGTTGGTCTTTGATTCTCCATCGTCCACGAAAACAACATGCAAAAGAGATTTTAGAATTTTCGGAGACCTTACCGGAAAGCTCGAAGACGACCAGGATGCACAAGAACTCACAACGACGAGACACTCAAGCACACATCAGTCTCGGCGGAAAGCCATGCAAGCCTTAGGCTTGGCTTCGTTGGCTATCCCAATGGCCGCCTCAGCGGGAATCGCCGAACTCGACAAGTCTACGGGAGCACTGTTCAGTCCCAAATCCGAAATGCTTTCTGGTGGGAGTGCGGCTGCGCGTGGTATTCCTGTTTCTGGTAGTCGCCGCCAACAACTCCAACCTGGACAAGCGCTCCAAACAGTATACGAAACTCGCTTTATTGTGTACCTTGCGCGATTTTTATTGAATTTTGATCCATCAGCACACGCCTGGTGGCTCCAACAAGGTTTTGCCGATTCTTGGGAACCTCGCTCTGGCTCGGACGAGGCATTTGCCGACAACACTTTAGCCGAGTTTGCAGAAAGTGTCGAAGTTGGTTTGGCTGATTATTTTGTTGGTCCCTACGGTAGCTATTCGTCACTGTCCGCTGCCAAGGCTGGAATTTCAGCGGCGCGGCCAGCACCCTCCGCGCAAccacaacaagaagaaaactaCTTAAAAGAACTCCTTTTTGGTCGACCGAAACTTTCCGACGAAAAGACACCCAAAGAAAAGGTAGACAGCGCAAAAAAAGGGATACTCAATTTGTACACTCTGTTGAAAGCTCGCTATACATCTGTTGCCGCCAAACGGCATCTTGCTATTCTGTTTTCTTTTATATCCTCCCCAAGGCTTCAACCAAGTAATGAAATCCTAGCTTTGCTTGGTGAATCGGACAATGCAACAATTTCTGAGATTCGGATCGTCAAACCAACTCATTGGCCAGTCAACGAGGCGGACTCGCGGACGAGTAGCCGACGGGGCGGTGGCTACTCAATCGAGGAGCCACCCATTGTTACTATCGATGAACCACCGGCGTTAGGCGACAGCTACGTACCGGCTGAATTAAGACCCGTTCTCAAGCCGACATCACGTGTTTTGCGCATTTCTGTGATTGACGGTGGTGAAGGTTATACATCGGCGCCCCAGGTGACCGTAGTGCAAAGCGGCTATCTACGCTTGTGTCAAGCTACTGCTATTATAGATCGGAGTGGCAGAGTCGAATCTGTCATTCTTTTGGATCCGGGATGGGGTTACGGTGGTCGAAAGCAGGCTCCTCCCAAAGTCAAAATTGAACCTCCCAGACTTAAAAGTAAAGGAGAATCGGGTCAGCGAGCGAAGGCTGTTGCTGAACTTGAGTACGAAATAGTCGGTGCGAAGGTTGTCCGTGGTGGAAACGGATATGTCAAGACCGAAGTACCACAAATTACAATTACCCCGCCGGATGGGAATCCCGACTGGTTTCTGGCAGTGCAGGAACAGCCAGAGATGCGAATGAAGAAACCAGCAGAAATCGAACCTTTACGACTAGAAGTGGCCGAAATGAAATTCTCGGATGGCAGCGTTGCCTATTCTATCGATCGTATGCCCGAGAGCAAAGGTGTGGACAATGCATTACTCGATCGTCTTCAAAGAGATCCACTCGAAATGCTACCCCCTTCAATTCGACCCGAAAGATACAAATATGGAATCTACGCCATACCTTCCCTGGCACGCATTCCACAGTCCGTTCCGAACTTGTCACCGAGATACCGTGCATGTGACCCGGTATTTGGAGGCGTCGGTCGTGTTCCAGTTACAAAAGGGGCTGTGGCCTTGAAAGCTAGCGAATACGCTCGTCTTGCTTTAAGCGGCGCCGTCTGCACAGTGTTGGTACGCACAGCTTTGAATCCGCTGGAGTTGATCAAGACCAAGCAGCAATTGCAAAACGATAACGAATTACTCTCTTTTGCGAGAGCTCGGGCTCTCCGAAAAGGGATTTCTCCTGATCACCAAGACGCGCACGAACATATGCTGTCTAGCAACAAAGCGGAAATCAATGCCactgctgctgttgctccTCAAGAAACGGACGGACAAATAAAGCTAGGAACACTCGATTTGATATCAAGTCTCATCGAGTTACGAGGCCCTTTAGCCTTGTTTCAAAGTGCTGACATTACCTTTCTTGCTTCCTTGGTATTTGGCTCACTCGGTTTTGGCGCCACTGAATTATTTCGTCGTTCGTTCACTGCATTTTTCATTGCCGGTTCTGGAACGGATGAAATTGGTTTGGATGTTGTTGCGCTTTTAGCGGCTGCTTCCCTGGCGACCGTTGTGACAGCAGCCGCTGCCGCGCCCTTTGAGGTCTTGCGTGTAAGGAGTATGGGTCTAATAGAATCGGTGGGTTGGACAAAGGTTTTGGAGGATTTCATCGCCGAAAAGTCAAGACCAAGACAAAAAACATCAAACTCTTTCGGTCTCAATCGTAAACAACATGGAGGTCATCAAGAATTTGAATTGCGCAACTTAAAAGCGAGGGATATCCTGCCTTTATGGGCTGGTTTTGCACCCACCGTCAGTCGTGAACTCCCGTTCGCGGTCGTCAAGTTTTTGACATTTGACTTTATTACTGGAACGGTAATTACCTTCTTGAACACACAGTCCAGTGATGGCGCGTTGCCTATTCAGGTTGGAACGGGCCCTATTGGATTGATAGTATCGGCGCTGGCTGGCGCTGTGGCAGGTATCGCAGGTGCTGTTGTCTCGCATCCAGCCGATttgattttgacaaagaCATCAGCTAGTGGCAATCGCAATGGAACAGAAACTTCCGCATCGGTAGAGGAGCCAGACTGGAGGGATGTTGTCAGGGAGTTGATAGCACAGCCCGGCGGAATTGCGAATCTTTACGTCGGTTTTCCTGCACGTGCTACatttttcttccttgtcaTTGGGCTGCAGTTCTTTTTGTACGATTATTTCAAAACGTTGCTAAATGTTGGCTCCGACGACTTGAGCTTGGTATTGGATGTGTTTTACGCGGTGCGTGCCGGTCTCGTTGGGTAG
- a CDS encoding predicted protein produces MSSKMRVVLSNKSLWTFLKGVVLLIVSSFFSFTSGFSFELTSRRQALGWMSGATTASFFRGNDRFANALEELPASFDVDSYLKSGFVLNPMGVSGQAGKSRPETGVLLRDGSEVSRDPRTGEILAEIILTTISGEKVPVLASYSSTWPLATGSVFDVECRDLKTGDTAFLAVSSSTGGKSISELKDSFFTNNLFAPKGRFSSYGQPTDIKVRKNSVTGAYRVLDLSFSTLSQSTQTEIPRRARLIATIPEGTNQAVMLIGSAADLRWRKGSEKEIEQVINSFRAIPAPQTNMKVRAKERRNQG; encoded by the coding sequence ATGTCGTCGAAGATGAGGGTTGTACTGTCGAATAAGAGCCTTTGGACGTTTCTCAAGGGTGTGGTGCTACTGATTGTGAGctcctttttttcttttACAAGTggtttttctttcgagcTTACAAGTCGTCGCCAGGCTCTAGGATGGATGAGCGGTGCCACTACAGCTAGCTTTTTTAGAGGCAATGATAGATTCGCCAATGCCCTGGAAGAGCTCCCTGCTAGTTTCGATGTCGACTCCTACTTGAAATCTGGCTTCGTTTTGAATCCCATGGGCGTTTCAGGACAGGCGGGCAAATCACGTCCCGAAACAGGTGTATTGCTGCGCGATGGTAGCGAGGTATCCCGAGATCCTCGTACCGGTGAAATTCTGGCGGAAATTATTCTGACGACCATCTCCGGCGAAAAAGTTCCTGTTCTCGCGTCGTACTCGTCGACTTGGCCCTTGGCGACGGGTAGTGTCTTTGACGTTGAATGCCGCGATTTAAAAACGGGCGACACGGCATTCTTGGCGGTTTCGTCCAGCACAGGAGGCAAATCAATTTCGGAGCTCAAAGACTCTTTTTTCACCAACAATTTGTTTGCTCCGAAGGGACGTTTTTCGAGCTATGGCCAACCGACCGATATCAAAGTTCGTAAAAACAGTGTCACAGGTGCCTACCGTGTGCTGGATTTGAGTTTTTCCACCCTTTCGCAGAGTACCCAGACTGAGATCCCTCGTCGTGCTCGGTTAATTGCTACTATCCCGGAAGGTACAAATCAAGCCGTAATGTTGATAGGCTCAGCGGCCGACTTGCGATGGCGGAAGGGATCtgaaaaggaaattgaaCAAGTTATTAATTCGTTCCGAGCCATTCCAGCTCCCCAGACCAATATGAAAGTTCGCGCAAAAGAACGTCGTAACCAAGGGTAA
- a CDS encoding predicted protein, with translation MAKLTSIALCAMLTSSSAFTPTFSSPKQYTCLRMSDLPRQAIPDSIYMQIAMEIPSKNGHTATGFPNLQEQVIPQQVHPVESDRVSLSAQPLRQKSKPTLPKKMTAKHGDGLFSPLVKLFKAALGDDRLNKIRAKAIATHSEVIASFVETAESASGEAVLDTLFALSDKNGDGHIDEGELKEALRTLGFAWIEEKQAKGILSRADKDKKGYITKDEWKAEAPKTLRTNLTKLAKKNGGDLGFLV, from the coding sequence ATGGCCAAGCTTACTTCGATCGCCCTCTGCGCCATGCTCACCTCTTCGTCGGCCTTCACTCCAACCTTTTCAAGTCCCAAGCAATACACATGCTTGCGGATGTCTGATTTGCCAAGACAAGCAATTCCGGACAGCATTTACATGCAGATTGCGATGGAAATACCATCGAAGAATGGACATACCGCAACTGGCTTCCCAAATCTGCAAGAGCAAGTCATACCGCAACAAGTGCATCCCGTCGAATCGGACCGTGTTTCGTTATCAGCCCAACCTTTACGGCAAAAATCCAAACCGACCTTGCCTAAGAAAATGACAGCGAAACACGGAGATGGTTTATTCTCTCCGCTTGTAAAACTTTTCAAGGCCGCTTTGGGCGACGACCGTCTAAACAAGATAAGAGCTAAGGCGATTGCAACACACTCTGAAGTTATCGCCTCATTTGTCGAAACAGCTGAATCTGCCTCAGGTGAAGCAGTCTTGGATACTCTTTTTGCTTTATCGGACAAGAACGGCGATGGGCACATCGACGAAGGTGAGCTCAAAGAAGCTCTTCGAACCCTGGGCTTTGCGTGGATCGAGGAAAAGCAAGCGAAGGGCATTCTAAGCCGAGCAGATAAGGATAAAAAGGGGTACATTACAAAAGATGAATGGAAGGCCGAAGCTCCAAAGACGCTCCGGACAAACCTTACCAAGCTTGCAAAGAAGAACGGCGGTGACCTGGGTTTTCTTGTGTAG